In one window of Tellurirhabdus rosea DNA:
- a CDS encoding nucleotidyltransferase family protein has protein sequence MIPQQHLVSQFFQTQPVRRAYLFGSQARSEATPESDIDILVELDKEADLFQFADMMIGLQNLLNKKVDLVSAEGLSPYIKPYIDRDKILIHEKKAE, from the coding sequence ATGATACCCCAACAACACCTGGTCAGTCAGTTTTTTCAGACGCAGCCGGTTCGGCGGGCGTATCTGTTTGGTTCGCAGGCACGGAGCGAAGCCACCCCGGAGAGCGATATTGATATTTTGGTGGAGCTGGATAAGGAGGCAGACCTGTTTCAGTTTGCAGATATGATGATTGGTCTTCAAAATCTGCTCAACAAGAAAGTAGATTTGGTATCTGCGGAAGGCCTTTCTCCATACATCAAGCCCTATATCGATAGAGACAAGATTTTGATTCATGAAAAAAAAGCCGAGTGA